In Spirochaetales bacterium, the following proteins share a genomic window:
- a CDS encoding VOC family protein — MNITHIALWVNDLEAMKSFYLRYFQGTASKKYRNPKKGFESYFISFGNATRLELMRSKSMITEKTGEKGYNFGYSHLAFSTGSEEVVDLLTEEIEKTGCTVVSRPRKTGDGYYESSIRDPEGNLVEITV; from the coding sequence GTGAACATCACACATATTGCATTATGGGTAAACGACCTCGAAGCCATGAAATCGTTTTATCTCCGGTATTTCCAAGGCACCGCTTCCAAGAAGTACCGGAATCCCAAAAAAGGATTTGAATCGTATTTTATTTCATTCGGCAATGCTACGAGGCTTGAACTCATGAGATCGAAATCAATGATAACGGAAAAGACCGGCGAAAAAGGGTATAATTTCGGGTATTCCCACCTAGCATTTTCGACAGGGAGCGAGGAAGTCGTTGACCTCCTGACTGAGGAAATCGAAAAAACAGGGTGCACGGTTGTTTCCCGGCCCCGAAAAACGGGTGACGGATACTATGAAAGCAGTATACGGGACCCGGAAGGAAATCTCGTCGAGATTACCGTTTGA
- a CDS encoding beta-lactamase family protein, whose product MIYEGTIDTTPEGAGYSPEVIGRLDSHFCRLIDEKKIQCAGYLMARSGKIFAKKSMGKLSGIADKGDFKPDSIRKIASITKVFTATAIHILLEEGKLCIHQRVSEIIDEFNTDMHKDITIFQLLTHTSGLPSDPGTFLEPYPPPYFSSDTTRKNWIKKYLSGPLQYPPGTVWNYSTKGFMVLGEIIARISGVSYPDYIESNILKPLGMNNTFFVVPPEKRDTVCVVEKSEWEWLNREEKEEDKENGTPSWYAGGGLYSTLGDLYRFGRMILDRGILDGTRILGKNTVEAATRNYLKNIPCYNWGSGEKDKHYGLGWEVDKEPLLPPGVIDHEGSGGASLFIDVANDFIMIHFAVFSDNTWIDHAMYGTRVIGWSGLE is encoded by the coding sequence ATGATATACGAAGGCACTATCGACACGACACCCGAAGGCGCCGGATACAGCCCGGAGGTTATTGGCCGGCTCGACAGCCACTTCTGCAGGTTGATCGACGAAAAAAAGATTCAGTGCGCGGGGTACCTTATGGCCCGTTCCGGGAAGATCTTTGCAAAAAAGAGCATGGGAAAGCTTTCCGGCATCGCGGACAAGGGCGATTTCAAGCCCGATTCGATACGGAAAATCGCCTCGATCACGAAAGTCTTTACCGCAACGGCGATTCACATACTCCTTGAAGAAGGGAAACTCTGCATTCATCAACGCGTTTCGGAGATTATCGACGAATTCAATACCGATATGCATAAAGACATCACCATCTTCCAGCTTCTCACGCACACATCCGGCCTCCCTTCCGATCCGGGGACCTTTCTCGAACCGTATCCCCCGCCGTATTTCTCAAGCGATACGACAAGGAAAAACTGGATAAAAAAGTACCTCTCGGGCCCATTGCAGTATCCCCCCGGGACGGTATGGAATTATTCGACAAAAGGATTCATGGTCCTGGGTGAAATTATCGCACGGATAAGCGGGGTCTCATACCCGGACTATATCGAAAGCAACATCCTCAAACCCCTGGGAATGAACAATACCTTTTTCGTCGTCCCCCCGGAAAAACGGGATACCGTCTGCGTCGTCGAAAAATCCGAATGGGAGTGGCTGAACCGGGAAGAAAAAGAAGAGGATAAGGAAAACGGGACTCCTTCGTGGTACGCAGGAGGCGGACTCTATTCGACGCTCGGCGACCTGTACCGTTTCGGCCGGATGATTCTCGACAGGGGAATCCTCGACGGAACCAGAATCCTCGGAAAGAACACGGTCGAAGCGGCCACCCGCAATTATCTGAAAAACATCCCGTGTTATAACTGGGGTTCCGGTGAAAAGGACAAACATTACGGCCTGGGATGGGAAGTCGACAAGGAACCGCTTCTTCCGCCCGGCGTGATCGACCATGAGGGCTCGGGCGGCGCCAGCCTGTTTATCGATGTTGCCAACGACTTTATCATGATACATTTTGCCGTGTTTTCCGATAATACCTGGATCGATCATGCAATGTACGGGACAAGGGTCATCGGCTGGTCGGGGCTGGAATAA
- a CDS encoding ABC-2 family transporter protein, with amino-acid sequence MYFLRKAAIIFNTIKAVAFVTYKEWAAYRSHILVSLFTGPIYFLVQYFIWKAVYSGHEVINGFTFSQILTYFGLATIINYLIMDFADWNLQMLIRTGRFITYILRPLSHRLFAFSQKVGHRVLGFWLEFIPVYLLFFFVFGIRLIPAKPFWFIVSLILSYSIMFFINYCVGMFAFWLTRIFGVMEMFRIMRNLFAGVFIPLSFFPITIQKIFFFLPFQFIVYVPFRVFIGSYELAGITLSIPLVILFQAFMLGAVMLVAEIIWRFGIRRFTGVGA; translated from the coding sequence ATGTATTTTTTACGGAAAGCGGCAATCATTTTCAATACCATCAAGGCGGTCGCCTTTGTCACGTACAAAGAGTGGGCGGCGTATCGTTCGCACATCCTCGTTTCTCTTTTTACCGGCCCCATTTACTTTCTGGTTCAGTATTTCATATGGAAGGCCGTCTATTCCGGCCACGAGGTGATTAACGGTTTCACCTTTTCACAGATACTTACCTATTTCGGACTCGCCACGATCATCAATTATCTGATCATGGATTTCGCCGACTGGAACCTCCAGATGCTGATCAGAACGGGCCGGTTCATCACGTATATCCTCCGCCCCCTTTCACACCGCCTTTTCGCGTTTTCACAGAAAGTGGGGCACCGGGTCCTGGGATTCTGGCTGGAGTTCATCCCCGTCTACCTCCTCTTCTTCTTTGTCTTCGGTATACGTCTCATTCCGGCGAAGCCGTTCTGGTTTATCGTTTCACTTATATTGAGTTACTCGATCATGTTTTTCATCAATTACTGCGTGGGAATGTTCGCTTTCTGGCTTACCCGGATATTCGGGGTCATGGAAATGTTCAGGATCATGAGAAACCTGTTTGCCGGTGTTTTTATCCCCCTGAGTTTTTTCCCGATAACGATCCAGAAAATATTTTTCTTTCTTCCCTTCCAGTTCATCGTGTACGTCCCGTTCAGGGTGTTTATCGGATCGTACGAACTGGCCGGGATCACCCTTTCCATCCCGCTCGTCATCCTTTTCCAGGCCTTTATGCTCGGCGCGGTCATGCT